A section of the Trachemys scripta elegans isolate TJP31775 chromosome 10, CAS_Tse_1.0, whole genome shotgun sequence genome encodes:
- the LOC117884254 gene encoding maestro heat-like repeat-containing protein family member 1 translates to MTPAVEPELETHLLRAALHAVFTLGMEKDTTQVQDLPRVLPDLLDAMLGNLLAASPDTDWLQYILEHINYWIVSRVPRERARAVKSSTALLRFTITLPEFDNSAEFPRMGHHMAQLVLSVSDPAKDISQQAREGVYRLYQLLLHQRGKEPSWEMAPARRVRLGPQPISLRLTPAGG, encoded by the exons ATGACACCTGCTGtggagccagagctggagacCCACCTCCTTCGAGCTGCCCTGCACGCCGTCTTCACCCTGGGCATGGAGAAGGACACCACCCAAGTGCAG GATCTGCCTAGGGTCTTGCCAGACCTCCTGGACGCCATGCTGGGGAACCTCCTGGCAGCGTCCCCAGACACCGACTGGCTCCAgtacatcttggag cacatTAACTACTGGATCGTGTCCAGGGTGCCACGAGAGAGAGCCAGGGCCGTTAAGAGCAGCACGGCCCTGCTCAGATTCACCATCACCCTCCCTGAGTTTGAC AACTCAGCGGAATTCCCCAGGATGGGTCACCACATGGCACAGCTGGTTCTGTCCGTCAGTGACCCAGCCAAGGACATCAGCCAGCAGGCCAGGGAGGGGGTTTACCGgctctaccagctgctgctgcaccagaggggtaaggaacccagctgggaaatggCACCCGCTAGAAGAGTGagactgggaccccagccaatttctCTCAGACTGACCCCGGCTGGAGGATGA